CCCAGGCGATGGATCTACTGATTCACTACGACTGGCCGGGAAATATTCGCGAGCTGGAAAACGCGGTGGAACGGGCGGTGGTGCTACTGACCGGGGAATATATTTCCGAACGCGAGCTGCCGCTGGCGATTGCCGGTACGCCGATCCCGCTAGCGCAAAGTCAGGATATTCAGCCGCTGGTGGAGGTGGAAAAAGAGGTGATTCTGGCGGCGCTGGAGAAAACGGGCGGCAACAAAACCGAAGCCGCCCGTCAGTTAGGGATCACGCGTAAAACGCTATTGGCAAAACTGTCGCGTTAGTTCTGCTCGCGCTCGATAGCGCGCCAGCCGATATCTTTCCGGCAGAAGCAGTCGTCCCAGTGGATATCGGTCATTAAGGCATAAGCGCGTTTCTGCGCTTCTGCTACGGTATGACCCAGCGCGGTGACGCACAGTACGCGCCCGCCGCTGGTCACGACCTGCTCGTCATCCGCCAGTTTTGTGCCCGCGTGGAACACTTTGCCGCCTGCCACTTCTTCCAGCGGCAGGCCGTGGATCACATCGCCGGTGCGGTAATCGCCCGGATATCCACCCGCAGCCATCACCACGCCGAGAGAAGCTCGCTCATCCCACTCTGACGTTTTCTCGTCCAGCTTGCCTTCACAGGCCGCCAGGCAGAGCTCAACCAGATCGGACTTCATGCGCAGCATAATCGGCTGGGTTTCCGGATCGCCAAAGCGGCAGTTAAATTCGATAACCTTTGGATTGCCCTGTTTGTCGATCATCAGGCCCGCGTAGAGAAAACCGGTGTAGGTGTTGCCTTCCGCCGCCATGCCTTTCACGGTTGGCCAGATGATACGTTCCATGGTGCGCTGATGAACCTCATCGGTCACTACTGGCGCAGGGGAGTAAGCGCCCATCCCGCCGGTGTTCGGTCCGGTATCTTTATCACCTACGCGTTTGTGATCCTGGCTGGTGGCCATCGGTAGCACATGCTCGCCGTCCACCATCACGATAAAACTCGCTTCTTCGCCATCGAGGAACTCTTCGATAACGATGCGATGACCCGCGTCGCCAAAAGCGTTGCCCGCCAGCATATCGTGAACAGCCGCTTCCGCTTCTTCCAGCGTCATCGCTACGATAACGCCTTTCCCGGCAGCCAGACCGTCAGCTTTAATGACGATTGGCGCGCCTTTCTCACGCAGATACGCCAGCGCAGGTTCTACCTCGGTGAAGTTCTGGTATTCCGCCGTAGGGATCTTATGGCGGGCCAGGAAATCTTTGGTAAAC
The DNA window shown above is from Escherichia sp. E4742 and carries:
- the purD gene encoding phosphoribosylamine--glycine ligase codes for the protein MKVLVIGNGGREHALAWKAAQSPLVETVFVAPGNAGTALEPTLQNVAIGVTDIPALLDFAQNEKVDLTIVGPEAPLVKGVVDTFRAAGMKIFGPTAGAAQLEGSKAFTKDFLARHKIPTAEYQNFTEVEPALAYLREKGAPIVIKADGLAAGKGVIVAMTLEEAEAAVHDMLAGNAFGDAGHRIVIEEFLDGEEASFIVMVDGEHVLPMATSQDHKRVGDKDTGPNTGGMGAYSPAPVVTDEVHQRTMERIIWPTVKGMAAEGNTYTGFLYAGLMIDKQGNPKVIEFNCRFGDPETQPIMLRMKSDLVELCLAACEGKLDEKTSEWDERASLGVVMAAGGYPGDYRTGDVIHGLPLEEVAGGKVFHAGTKLADDEQVVTSGGRVLCVTALGHTVAEAQKRAYALMTDIHWDDCFCRKDIGWRAIEREQN